Genomic window (Methyloterricola oryzae):
TCTGCCGGGACTTTAACCATCTCGCCATCACCTTCTGCCGTTGCATGGGCATCCCGGCCCGCTATGCGACCGGCTATCTCGGCGATATTCACGTACCGCTCGTGCCACCCATGGACTTCAGCGCGTGGTTCGAAGTGTTTCTCGGAGGGCAGTGGCATACCTTCGACGCGCGCAACAACATCCCGCGAGTGGGCCGGATATTGATGGCTCGGGGTCGGGACGCGGCCGACGCGGCCTTGACCACGACTTTCGGCAAACACGTCCTGGAGAAATTCGATATCTGGACCCACGAAGTGTCCCACCTGGAGGTGGTGCACGCCTTGAAAGGCCGAGGTGGATGATGTTTCGGGCGAGTTCAGGCCGTCGTTTGACGGGATAGTCACAACCGGTTCATCAACTCCGATTTCTTGCTGGCGAATTCCTGCTCGGACAAAATCCCCTTCTGCCACAGTTCGGCAAGCTTTTCGATCTTGGCAAAGATGTCGCTTTCTGCCTCGCTCGCTTGGCCCTGCGATGGCTCAGGGACTTGAATCGCCGCCGTTGGAGCCTGTCCCGAGACGATGGGAAGTTCGTTCACCCGCACCACTCCGAATTGACTGGAAAATGTGAGGGACGAATCGCCCCCTTGCTGTTGTCCGACACCGCCGATCTGGTGGTTCAGTGTGTCGTAAACGGTCGTCTGCCCGTTGAACTCAATGGCGAGGCGATGGGTATACGGAAAAACGGCGTAACGCACGTCGTTTTGTGAACCGGTGGAAGACGGCACACCCAGGTCGTCCGGCCACCACTGCCCATGCGCTCCCGCGGCAAGAAAGCTCACACCACCGAGGTTCGAAGACTGGGGCTGAGGCGCAGGCATAAGCAGGGGTTGGGTGGCCAACAGGTTGGACAATTCGGAACACAAGCCATCGACCTTGGCCTTGAGCGAATTGTTGAACATGTCACCGACCATTGTCATGCCTCCTTGCATCCACTGTCCCGACCCGCCGAATTCGGGATGGCTAAACTGCGCCATGGTGCCTCCACCATTAAGCACGGCTTGCAGCAAGCTTGTGACTGCATCCACCGAGACAAAATAGCGAGCCGCGAGTTCCTCGATAATTTTCGAGCCCTGAGGGGTAAGATTCATTTCTGTAATGTCTGGTTTGAGTGAAAAGCCGGGCACACTCAGCCGCTTGCCAGGTGGCCGGGAATCGGACTTCAAAACTTGCTGCGCCCAAGGAATGAATTGACGATCTTCTCGCCAATCTAATCCAGCCAAATTAAGCGCCTGTAAGTCCATGATACGCTGTAGCGCGGCAAATTGGGAAAAAACCTCGGTGAAGTCGGATATTGCTGGCGCTGCAAAACTGTATTGCTGCGTCAGAGACCGCTGCTGTCATCGGATTTTCTGCGAGCAGAGGAGAATAAGGCGCCCCGAATCGGGACACCATCCTGGCATCAAGCCGTCCGTCCCATGAGGCCGAGCGCGAGACCGGATTTCCCAATGGTTCAGCGTATTTTTGGATTTTCAAATTAATTGGTTTGCTTGTTTTGCATTTTTGCTGTAGCGTTGTGACGGTGTATAGAGGTCCGCGCCACTTTAGCAAGCCTGCGTAGTTTCTGCTCTTAGCAAATACCTTCCTGCTCCAACTGTCCGCCTTCCTGCAATACTCATTTCATTTTCCATAGAGCCGGTCGAACCGGATCATTGGATTGATATGCGCATTTTTGCGCCTCTAACTTTCAATAGAGATATAGCATGTCAACTGTACAAACAGGCACCGTTAAGTGGTTCAACGAAAGCAAAGGCTTTGGCTTCATTCAACGCGAAAATGGTAACGACCTATTCGTGCATTTTCGCTCTATTCAGGGCCAGGGCTTCAAGACTCTGACGGAAGGGCAGCAGGTAAGTTTTACTGAGGCGCGCGGTCAAAAAGGGCCGCAGGCTGAAAATGTCGTCGTCTTATAATTTATAAGACAAAACATCTGCTTCACCGGAGCAGGTCACACGTCTGCGTTGACCTGCCTCATGGGCGCGCAATGCTTGGCGCGCCTCTATTCAAATTTAATCAGGAGTGCCGACCTATGTTGACGCTTTTTGTGCGTGGCTTACCCCCCACAACCACGGAAACCAGCCTGGGCCAAATATTTGGTGCCTATGGGAAAGTATTTGATCTGAAACTCAGCCGCGATCTATTTACCGGACGAGCCCGCGGGATTGCTACCGTGAACATGGAAGGTCATGAGGCTCGCTCCGCTATCGTCGGATTGGATGGGCATGATTTCGAGGGAAACACCATCTATGTCGCCATCGATAAGGGCCGCAAGGGTGGGCACAGGCATCGATGAGTCGATGTGAGTAGCCGCTGCGCACTGACGAACCGGGGCGCGGATGGGCCGATGTCATGTCTGGCCTCACGCTTGCTTCCTTCGCGGATGGTCTCAAATCAGGCATCTGGTTTATAGCGGCCTGTCTGCACACTGAATGCGCCACGGGAACTCCTCGTCGGGCCTGCGCTCATTCCCGGCGTGATGGAGCCTCACGAATTGCTTCATGTGTGCGTGCAGGGTGGTATTGTGCCCAATTCTTGTTTCGAACGCTGGACCGTCAAAATAAGAAACGCCAACTTGGGCCAATAATTGCGATTTCATAGGCGACAGATAAAATTTTAGTACCGTCGCCCGCTACCAAAACCGCCACCACTGAAGCTGCCAGTTCTCGATTCGCGCGGGCGTGCCTCGTTTACAACCAAATTGCGCCCATCAATATCCTTTCCGTGCAAGGCGGCAATCGCGGCCTCCGCTTCCTTGGCGTCGTTCATCTCCACGAAACCGAATCCCTTGGACCTACCAGTATCGTGATCCGTGATGAGATTGGCCGATGCCACCACGCCATGCGCAGCAAACATCACTTCAAGATCACTGCCCGTTACCGCGTAACTAAGGTTGCCAACATAAAGTTTCTTGGTCATGGGAAACTCCTTGCGTAAAAAAGAGCTAAGTGAATGGTTGTAGATGGGTCCGCTCGCGGCTGGCGCCGCGTTCTCCCGGTCTATCGCCAGAGGGAACGATCTTCGTCGAAGGGAAGATAGTGGTCCTGCAGGAATCACTCTTCTCGTCCATCAACCCAACGAGCGGCTTGCAAGGGTCCATTTGAAAGCGGAGAGGTTAGCACTTGATGCGCCGACCAACCCGAATCGCCATGCATGCTTCACCGTTCATGGCTGTGGCTCTGGCTGTCGAGGCGAGGATGTGGCGTGAATTAGACGGCACACCCACCGAAAATTCCGAATCTTCGCGGCGATATTGCCCCCTACCCCACTCCATACCCGGTTCAGCATACGCTGCTTCCCGGGAATGACCTAGCTTTATTTTTCTTGCTAATTCCTGGACATTTCGAGTAGGGAGGCGCATTGTTTCAAAGCTGTAAAATCCCATTAAAATGGAATAAATGCGTCGCCTATCGTCAGTTGAATTTCTTTTCCGCAATACAACACGTATTGACCGCGAGAAACCAAGGCTGATGATCCAACGCGGAGCCGAAATTCTATTTTTTCTTCAGAATTACGACGAACCCTGACGAGATATCGGTCTTAAATGGATTCAGGCGGTACTCGGCCCGGTCAGCCAATATTTATATTAGAGGCAGATTTATCATGCGCGAGCTAAAGCCCAACTTTCCTCAGCTTACACCGAGCGACTTTCGACAGACTTGTGGATTTTGTGGATGTATCTTCCGCGTCGCCATAACCTGGCCTCTCTCATATTCTTATAAACCCAACCAGGACACCCAAGCCTATACCTGTCCGGAGTGCCAA
Coding sequences:
- a CDS encoding SHOCT domain-containing protein, producing MDLQALNLAGLDWREDRQFIPWAQQVLKSDSRPPGKRLSVPGFSLKPDITEMNLTPQGSKIIEELAARYFVSVDAVTSLLQAVLNGGGTMAQFSHPEFGGSGQWMQGGMTMVGDMFNNSLKAKVDGLCSELSNLLATQPLLMPAPQPQSSNLGGVSFLAAGAHGQWWPDDLGVPSSTGSQNDVRYAVFPYTHRLAIEFNGQTTVYDTLNHQIGGVGQQQGGDSSLTFSSQFGVVRVNELPIVSGQAPTAAIQVPEPSQGQASEAESDIFAKIEKLAELWQKGILSEQEFASKKSELMNRL
- a CDS encoding cold-shock protein; amino-acid sequence: MSTVQTGTVKWFNESKGFGFIQRENGNDLFVHFRSIQGQGFKTLTEGQQVSFTEARGQKGPQAENVVVL
- a CDS encoding RNA recognition motif domain-containing protein, whose protein sequence is MLTLFVRGLPPTTTETSLGQIFGAYGKVFDLKLSRDLFTGRARGIATVNMEGHEARSAIVGLDGHDFEGNTIYVAIDKGRKGGHRHR
- a CDS encoding RNA recognition motif domain-containing protein yields the protein MTKKLYVGNLSYAVTGSDLEVMFAAHGVVASANLITDHDTGRSKGFGFVEMNDAKEAEAAIAALHGKDIDGRNLVVNEARPRESRTGSFSGGGFGSGRRY